GCCGATCCCGGCGCAGGAACTGGTAGGAGAAGACCACTATGCTTAATCGACACCCACAGATCATCAAGGGTCGCGAAGTGGTCGACGACGACTGGAGCGTGCTCAAGCTCGACGAGGGACAGACCGCCGACGCGGTCGAGGTCCCTGCCGGCAAGATCATCGTGCCGCTGGCCGTATGGCAGGCCCAGCGCGATGCGCTGGCCGACCGTGCCGAACTGGGCGTGTGGCTGGCGCCGGACGAAAGCGCGGCAAGCATCAAGGACGACCTGCAGCGCTTTACCGTGATCGCCATCGATTTCCCGAAATTCACCGATGGCCGCGGCTACTCGATCGCCTACAACCTCCGCAAGCGCCTGGGCTGGACCGGAGAATTGCGCGCGATCGGCGACGTGCTGCGCGACCAGTTGTTCCAGATGGCGCGCTGCGGCTTCGATGCCTACGCCACCAGGCAAGACCGCAGCATCCATGACGCGGTCAAGGGCCTGTCGGTATTTTCGGAAACCTACCAGGCGACGGTCGACAATCCGATCCCGCTGTTCCGCCGGGTGCCACGCGATACGCCGGCCGAACATCGCGACATCGGCGCCGGCATCTAGGAGCTTTTACCATGAGCGACCTGCATCATCGCGTGGCTGAAACCCACGCGATACTGACCCGTATTGCCCGCGATTTCACACCCGCCGTGTTCGCATCGAGCCTGGCGGCCGAAGACATGGTGCTGACCGACCTGATCCTCAAGGCAAAACTGCCGATCGGGATCTTCTCGCTCGAGACCGGCCGCCTGCACGCCGAAACGCTGTCGATGGTCGAGCGCGTCAAGGAGAATTACGACTACGACATCGCCCTGTTCCGCCCACAGCCAGAGGCCGTCGAGCGCTACGTCGCCGACCACGGCCTGAACGCCTTCTACGACAGCGTCGAGATGCGCAAGGAATGCTGCCGCATCCGCAAGGTCGAGCCGCTCGGCCGCGCCCTGGCCGGCAACAAGGCCTGGATCACCGGCCAGCGCCGCGCCCAGTCGAGCACCCGCGCCGAACTGGCGGTGCAGGAAGACGACCAGGGCCACGGCATGCAGAAATTCAATCCGCTGGCCGACTGGAGCGAGCAGGACATCTGGGATTACCTGCGCCAGAACGACGTGCCCTACAATGCCCTGCACGACCGCGGTTACCCCTCGATCGGCTGCGAACCCTGCACCCGCGCCATCCAGCCGGGCGAGGACGTGCGCGCCGGACGCTGGTGGTGGGAAAACCCGGAATCGAAGGAATGCGGGCTGCACGTAGTGGACGGCAAACTCATTCGCATCAAATCCGTGGCTGCCGAAGCCACGCCCCAATAAACGACAGGCACAGCCATGACAACTATTACCGACAACCTGGTACTGAGCGATGTGAATGCCGCCCACCTGGATGCCCTGGAATCGGAAGCTATCCACATCCTGCGCGAAGTGGCGGCCGAATGCAGCAACCCCGCCCTGCTGTTCTCGGGCGGCAAGGACTCGGTCGTCCTGCTGCGCCTGGCCGAAAAGGCTTTCCGCCCGGGCAAATTCCCCTTCCCGCTGGTGCACATCGATACCGGCCACAATTTCGATGAAGTGATCGCCTTCCGCGATGCGCGCGCCGCAGAACTGGGCGAACGCCTGATCGTCGGCAGCGTCGAGGACTCGATCAAGCGCGGCACCGTGCGCCTGCGCAATCCGCAGACCGACTCGCGCAATGCGGCCCAGGCCGTGACCCTGCTGGAAACCATCGCCGAACACGGCTTCGACGCCTGCATCGGCGGCGCCCGCCGCGATGAAGAAAAAGCGCGCGCAAAGGAACGGATCTTCTCGTTCCGCGACGAATTCGGCCAGTGGGATCCAAAGGCCCAGCGCCCCGAGCTGTGGGACCTGTATAACACCCGCGTGCACCCGGGCGAGAACATGCGCGTGTTCCCGATCTCGAACTGGACCGAGCTGGACGTGTGGCAGTACATCGCCCGCGAACGCCTGGCGCTGCCGTCGATTTATTTCGCCCACCAGCGCGAAGTGATCCCGCGTAATGGCCTGCTGGTGCCGCTGACCCCACTCACCCCGGCGCGCGAGGGCGAGACGGTCGAGACCCGTACCGTGCGCTTCCGGACCGTGGGCGACATCTCGTGCACCTGCCCGGTAGCGTCCGATGCGGACACCGTGGACGGCATCATCGCCGAGACCGCCATCACCGACATCACGGAGCGCGGCGCGACCCGGATGGACGACCAGACTTCCGAAGCCTCGATGGAAAAACGCAAGAAAGCAGGATACTTCTGATGAACGCCCGTACCGACAATTTCGCCGACCAACAGGCCGGCTCGACCCTGCTGCGCTTCATCACCGCCGGCTCGGTGGACGATGGCAAGAGCACCCTGATCGGCCGCCTGCTGTTCGACAGCAAGGGCATCTTCGCCGACCAGCTGGCCGCCGTCTCGCGCGCCAAGCACAAGCGCACCGTGGGCGACACCATCGACCTGTCGCTGCTGACCGATGGCCTGGAAGCCGAGCGCGAACAGGGCATCACGATCGACGTGGCCTACCGTTACTTCGCCACGCCGAAGCGCAAATTCATCATCGCCGACACCCCGGGCCACGAGCAGTACACCCGCAATATGGTCACCGGCGCCTCGACCGCCGACGCCGTGATCATCCTGATCGACGTCTCGAAGGTCAAATTGGGCGACGACGGCAGCGTGCAGCTGCTCACGCAGACCAAGCGCCATTCGACCATCGCCAAGCTGCTG
This portion of the Telluria beijingensis genome encodes:
- the cysD gene encoding sulfate adenylyltransferase subunit CysD, which codes for MTTITDNLVLSDVNAAHLDALESEAIHILREVAAECSNPALLFSGGKDSVVLLRLAEKAFRPGKFPFPLVHIDTGHNFDEVIAFRDARAAELGERLIVGSVEDSIKRGTVRLRNPQTDSRNAAQAVTLLETIAEHGFDACIGGARRDEEKARAKERIFSFRDEFGQWDPKAQRPELWDLYNTRVHPGENMRVFPISNWTELDVWQYIARERLALPSIYFAHQREVIPRNGLLVPLTPLTPAREGETVETRTVRFRTVGDISCTCPVASDADTVDGIIAETAITDITERGATRMDDQTSEASMEKRKKAGYF
- a CDS encoding DUF934 domain-containing protein, yielding MLNRHPQIIKGREVVDDDWSVLKLDEGQTADAVEVPAGKIIVPLAVWQAQRDALADRAELGVWLAPDESAASIKDDLQRFTVIAIDFPKFTDGRGYSIAYNLRKRLGWTGELRAIGDVLRDQLFQMARCGFDAYATRQDRSIHDAVKGLSVFSETYQATVDNPIPLFRRVPRDTPAEHRDIGAGI
- a CDS encoding phosphoadenylyl-sulfate reductase: MSDLHHRVAETHAILTRIARDFTPAVFASSLAAEDMVLTDLILKAKLPIGIFSLETGRLHAETLSMVERVKENYDYDIALFRPQPEAVERYVADHGLNAFYDSVEMRKECCRIRKVEPLGRALAGNKAWITGQRRAQSSTRAELAVQEDDQGHGMQKFNPLADWSEQDIWDYLRQNDVPYNALHDRGYPSIGCEPCTRAIQPGEDVRAGRWWWENPESKECGLHVVDGKLIRIKSVAAEATPQ